From Laspinema palackyanum D2c, the proteins below share one genomic window:
- a CDS encoding HlyD family efflux transporter periplasmic adaptor subunit, translating to MIDRLENMEGLNLSLPVAQSGAIAQPNGPDAGGKTRQKSDQSRRKLPLSWLKKSLGFMMLFAAIAGLGTVGAMRLNTQAEAEEATPTEVQPAGLPVRVVPAQSAPIQAWVFSDGFASAVRSKHLTFEVPGTITYIKKIEGRDLREGDRVREGELLAKVDDRKLTADITQAQAGTAEAQTQRSVALANLDQARANLQQAKAGVEQNQALLEQSRSKVEQARANLAQIQSRVQQAQVGVQQAEAKVEQAQANVSQAQARQGQTLANLARSQANLQKAQADRDLAIKEQERRLTLYQEGVISQSDLDVYTNRRQNAESGLNAVQNEVKAAEQEIQAANSQIIAAQKEVEAAKSQVSAALQDVEVAKSQVTAGEQEIAVAQSQVTVAHSQISAAESQVKAVAGQVQSAQAQIYAADAGIASAQTQVTRADVNLEDSAIYAPFDGVLAYLNITEGDYWSPQRVQPSGEYQNIVERVPMIVIDPGEFEVNVELPAFEGDRVRPGQRVYIVLDEDMSAASAGQMTSDELTKLARAAGQVFSVSPSVTPGGRAMSVTMRIKQGSENLRHGSRVSAWIAVEENPNATTAPFEAFVFRDRQPHVFVANPETGRVEQRKITLGIEGISHREIVEGVSPGELLVTEGSNRLVDGAPVEIVEVLD from the coding sequence ATGATTGATCGCTTAGAAAATATGGAGGGGCTAAACTTGTCGCTCCCCGTTGCCCAGTCCGGAGCAATTGCCCAACCGAACGGACCCGATGCCGGAGGGAAAACTCGCCAAAAATCGGACCAATCCAGACGAAAATTACCTTTATCTTGGCTTAAAAAAAGTTTAGGATTCATGATGTTGTTCGCGGCGATCGCAGGGCTTGGGACCGTGGGAGCCATGCGGTTGAATACTCAAGCCGAAGCCGAGGAAGCCACCCCGACGGAGGTACAACCAGCGGGATTGCCGGTGCGGGTGGTTCCGGCGCAGTCGGCCCCCATTCAAGCCTGGGTTTTTAGTGATGGGTTTGCCTCTGCGGTGCGAAGTAAGCACCTCACTTTTGAAGTGCCGGGAACGATTACTTATATTAAAAAAATAGAAGGGCGAGATTTGCGAGAAGGCGATCGCGTGCGGGAAGGGGAATTACTCGCCAAAGTAGACGATCGCAAACTCACTGCCGATATCACCCAAGCTCAAGCGGGAACCGCCGAAGCCCAAACCCAGCGCAGTGTTGCCCTGGCTAACCTGGACCAAGCTAGAGCCAATCTCCAACAGGCAAAAGCCGGAGTGGAACAAAACCAAGCCTTGTTAGAACAGTCCCGCTCTAAAGTAGAACAAGCGCGGGCGAATCTGGCTCAAATCCAATCGCGAGTCCAACAAGCCCAAGTGGGGGTACAACAAGCCGAAGCCAAAGTGGAACAAGCCCAAGCCAACGTCTCCCAAGCTCAAGCGCGACAGGGACAAACCCTCGCTAATTTAGCCCGTTCCCAGGCCAATCTTCAAAAAGCCCAAGCCGATCGCGACCTCGCCATTAAAGAACAAGAGCGGCGTCTAACATTATATCAAGAAGGGGTCATTTCTCAAAGTGATTTGGATGTTTATACCAATCGACGCCAAAATGCCGAATCGGGGTTAAATGCGGTCCAAAATGAAGTGAAAGCCGCCGAGCAAGAAATCCAAGCCGCCAACAGTCAAATTATCGCCGCTCAAAAAGAAGTTGAAGCCGCCAAAAGCCAAGTGAGCGCTGCACTCCAGGATGTAGAAGTGGCGAAAAGCCAAGTCACTGCCGGGGAACAAGAAATTGCTGTCGCACAAAGTCAAGTCACCGTGGCTCACAGTCAAATCAGCGCCGCCGAAAGCCAAGTTAAGGCAGTAGCCGGACAAGTTCAGTCCGCACAAGCCCAAATTTATGCAGCAGATGCGGGGATTGCCTCGGCGCAGACTCAGGTCACTCGGGCCGATGTCAACTTAGAAGATAGTGCGATTTATGCCCCCTTTGACGGCGTTTTGGCCTATTTGAATATCACCGAAGGAGATTATTGGTCACCTCAGCGGGTCCAACCGAGTGGGGAATATCAGAACATTGTGGAACGGGTGCCGATGATTGTCATTGATCCGGGAGAATTTGAGGTCAATGTAGAACTCCCGGCTTTTGAAGGGGACCGAGTGAGACCGGGACAACGGGTTTATATTGTTTTAGATGAAGATATGAGCGCGGCATCTGCCGGACAAATGACCAGCGATGAACTGACGAAACTGGCGAGAGCAGCCGGACAGGTGTTTTCGGTTAGTCCTTCAGTGACACCGGGAGGGCGAGCGATGTCTGTCACGATGCGAATTAAGCAAGGAAGTGAGAATCTCCGGCATGGGTCGCGAGTGTCGGCCTGGATTGCGGTGGAGGAAAATCCCAATGCTACTACTGCACCGTTTGAGGCGTTTGTATTTCGCGATCGCCAACCTCATGTTTTTGTCGCCAACCCGGAAACGGGACGAGTGGAACAACGCAAAATTACCCTCGGCATTGAAGGAATTTCTCACCGGGAAATTGTTGAAGGGGTGAGTCCGGGAGAGTTACTGGTAACTGAGGGGAGTAATCGGTTGGTGGATGGTGCTCCGGTGGAGATTGTGGAGGTTTTGGATTGA
- a CDS encoding TetR/AcrR family transcriptional regulator, producing the protein MFIIIRVTAHVCQRSGGKMEEEFSKVEGMRRQPQQMRAIKRVNQILDAAEDLFAEVGYEGATTNAIAARAGTSIGSLYRFFPDKESILKALATRYLDQMHEMFFQLHSPEMATLPLEVYIERVMNAFDELISAHPGYRAVFFKSRAACPEVQEMDSDLCAQFAGKLAEFYRLKAPHLDASTGELIALVVVEAVRNLRRLSLTRDDPFQHRVTQEIKKLLLAYLQPYLS; encoded by the coding sequence ATGTTTATAATAATACGAGTAACTGCTCATGTTTGTCAACGCTCTGGGGGAAAAATGGAAGAAGAATTCTCAAAAGTAGAAGGGATGAGGCGTCAACCGCAGCAGATGCGGGCGATTAAGCGCGTGAATCAGATCCTAGATGCGGCAGAAGACTTGTTTGCCGAAGTCGGATATGAAGGGGCCACCACCAATGCGATCGCCGCCCGCGCTGGGACCTCCATTGGCTCCCTTTATCGTTTTTTTCCCGATAAAGAATCTATTCTCAAAGCACTCGCCACCCGCTATTTAGATCAAATGCATGAAATGTTTTTCCAGTTACATTCCCCCGAAATGGCAACCTTACCCCTAGAGGTTTATATTGAACGAGTAATGAACGCATTTGATGAATTAATCAGTGCACATCCTGGCTATCGAGCCGTTTTTTTCAAATCCCGCGCCGCTTGCCCAGAAGTCCAAGAAATGGATTCGGATTTGTGCGCTCAATTTGCCGGTAAATTAGCAGAGTTTTATCGATTAAAAGCGCCCCATCTTGATGCCTCCACTGGCGAACTCATCGCCTTGGTTGTTGTAGAAGCAGTCCGCAATTTGCGGAGACTCTCTCTGACCCGAGATGACCCATTTCAGCACCGAGTCACTCAGGAAATTAAAAAACTATTATTGGCCTATTTGCAGCCTTATTTAAGTTAA
- a CDS encoding peptidoglycan-binding domain-containing protein gives MESLAYIHLAEAYNEPLEIPSIQVNWPKKGWGNRIGALALGAVTSFLAMGSPAVALIRPGDAGSEITQLQYRLQELGYFTPEKSGYYGDFTKHAVMEFQAKNGLTPDGIVGPQTKAALEKDYPQTPEPTTQPTVRIGTTGGTVLRVQRQLSSLKYFDYQKMDGVFNEETEAAIKQFQKDYGLEADGVVGLKTHTALRNYTGL, from the coding sequence ATGGAGTCTCTTGCATACATCCATCTTGCTGAAGCCTATAATGAACCCTTAGAAATCCCCTCAATCCAGGTAAACTGGCCTAAGAAAGGCTGGGGAAACCGGATCGGAGCACTTGCCCTGGGTGCCGTCACCTCCTTCCTGGCAATGGGTTCTCCCGCAGTGGCGCTGATTCGTCCTGGAGATGCCGGTTCAGAAATTACCCAACTGCAATATCGTTTGCAGGAACTGGGCTATTTTACCCCTGAAAAATCCGGTTACTATGGCGACTTTACCAAACACGCCGTCATGGAGTTTCAAGCCAAAAACGGATTAACTCCCGATGGAATTGTTGGTCCCCAAACGAAAGCTGCCCTGGAAAAAGACTATCCCCAAACTCCAGAACCAACCACTCAGCCAACAGTCCGAATCGGCACTACTGGCGGAACGGTTTTAAGAGTACAACGGCAGTTAAGCTCATTAAAATACTTCGATTACCAGAAAATGGATGGTGTTTTTAATGAAGAAACTGAAGCAGCTATTAAACAGTTTCAAAAAGACTACGGTTTAGAAGCCGATGGTGTTGTGGGGTTAAAAACTCACACAGCCCTCCGCAACTATACTGGCTTATAA
- a CDS encoding HEAT repeat domain-containing protein: MPSAQTLLSQLPYLSDETLKRDYLNRLQWTDSIAKMLAKVADRTEAIRMVKLGFELDLQLGTKLAGSVKTPFQEEGLELLDRQVLPPKLKIRLFGISGSNSAIPYLEQALNEPDYRLRENAVEALGAIASLAVVFPLIQGLNDKMPSIRQKSAEILGNLGYSTGIDALILALEDSDRTVPLSAAEALGKIATPVAITALKRVFSNQDYSPTWWSVAIALGKLGDRPALDTILAALNHSATNIRIAAADALGEIGNAETIVALLNTLGDSHEFVRTRAAYGLAKIAQNSVVDQLISALNHPQYLVRESAAIALGEIGTTAAENALTAALTDPNEWVKLRAQQGLDRIHAAMIAPLGGNDQNSAIELFKPLDEILENLSDSSSFVRQKAAQILGQIGSDRAVESLLNVALTDNTYSVRKTAIEALGNLGNSVAVEALLYTLKEGNSLVRQQVAEVLAQVGEGEIVPLLWEDLFTTGDLYLLDAIASIQERCGYYSPSSFQDPST; encoded by the coding sequence ATGCCATCTGCTCAAACTCTCCTAAGCCAGCTTCCGTATTTGAGTGATGAAACTCTAAAACGCGACTATCTCAACCGCTTACAATGGACTGATTCCATTGCGAAGATGCTGGCAAAGGTGGCCGATCGCACGGAAGCCATTCGGATGGTGAAATTAGGCTTTGAACTGGATTTACAACTGGGGACAAAACTAGCGGGTTCGGTTAAAACACCGTTTCAGGAAGAAGGATTAGAATTGCTTGATCGCCAGGTATTGCCACCTAAGTTGAAGATTCGACTGTTTGGAATCAGTGGTTCTAATTCTGCAATTCCCTATTTAGAACAAGCTTTAAATGAGCCGGATTATCGGCTTAGGGAAAATGCAGTAGAAGCGTTAGGGGCGATCGCCTCATTAGCCGTGGTATTTCCGCTGATTCAAGGACTGAATGATAAAATGCCCAGCATTCGCCAAAAATCCGCAGAAATTTTGGGTAATTTGGGGTATAGTACAGGAATTGATGCGCTGATTTTAGCCTTAGAAGACTCGGATCGCACCGTACCTTTAAGTGCAGCAGAAGCCCTGGGAAAAATTGCCACGCCGGTAGCGATTACTGCGCTTAAAAGAGTGTTTTCTAATCAAGATTATTCGCCCACTTGGTGGAGTGTGGCGATCGCCTTGGGGAAACTGGGCGATCGGCCAGCCCTTGATACCATTTTGGCTGCATTAAATCATTCGGCCACCAATATCCGGATTGCGGCAGCGGATGCCTTAGGAGAAATTGGCAATGCAGAAACCATTGTAGCATTGCTGAATACCTTAGGCGATTCTCACGAATTTGTTCGCACTCGCGCCGCCTATGGATTAGCTAAAATTGCTCAGAATTCAGTGGTTGATCAACTGATTTCGGCGTTAAATCATCCCCAGTATTTAGTCCGAGAAAGTGCGGCGATCGCCCTAGGGGAAATTGGCACGACTGCGGCGGAAAATGCCCTCACTGCCGCCTTAACAGACCCGAATGAATGGGTGAAACTCCGCGCTCAGCAAGGGTTAGATCGCATCCATGCCGCGATGATCGCGCCCCTGGGTGGGAATGACCAAAACTCAGCGATCGAGCTATTTAAACCCCTAGATGAAATCCTCGAAAATCTGTCAGATAGTTCGAGCTTTGTTCGGCAAAAAGCCGCTCAAATATTAGGCCAAATAGGGTCGGATCGGGCCGTAGAATCTTTGCTAAATGTCGCTTTAACTGATAATACTTATTCCGTGCGAAAAACGGCAATAGAAGCATTAGGAAATCTAGGGAATTCTGTAGCAGTCGAAGCCTTACTCTATACCTTGAAGGAAGGAAATAGTTTAGTGCGTCAACAGGTCGCGGAAGTGTTAGCCCAGGTAGGAGAAGGAGAAATTGTACCGCTGTTGTGGGAGGATTTATTCACCACGGGAGATTTATATTTATTGGATGCGATCGCCTCTATTCAAGAACGCTGTGGGTATTACAGTCCCTCCAGTTTTCAAGACCCTTCCACTTAA